The Herpetosiphonaceae bacterium genome window below encodes:
- the nadA gene encoding quinolinate synthase NadA: MAILLPERPLETTCSPQLSFDPWHFDAPLRPQYGPGASQADPIPLHAPTQPALPAAYRSMDLTAIDRRIRQAKAALGARLLILGHHYQRDEIIRYADLRGDSFKLSEQAAARTEADYIVFCGVHFMAESADILAQPHQQVILPNMAAGCSMADMAHVDDVLDAWDALSDLYGAADGPRQPIVPITYMNSAAALKSFCGEHGGGVCTSSNADRVLRWAFERGERVLFFPDQHLGRNTGWAMGIPLEQMVVWDPRRPLGGNTPEQLRQARIVLWKGHCSVHKRFTVAQIAQARRDYPGITVIVHPECELPVVQAADLYGSTELILARIAAAAPGTQWAVGTEISMVRRLQQEHPDKLIFCLDPVVCPCSTMYRIHPAYLAWVLDNLLEDRVVNRIGVDDTTRRWARVALERMLALR, translated from the coding sequence ATGGCTATCCTGTTGCCCGAACGCCCGCTTGAGACGACATGCTCTCCGCAGCTCAGCTTCGATCCGTGGCACTTCGACGCGCCGCTACGCCCGCAGTACGGCCCCGGTGCCAGCCAGGCCGATCCGATACCGCTCCACGCGCCGACGCAGCCCGCGCTGCCCGCCGCGTACCGCAGCATGGATCTGACCGCGATCGATCGGCGGATTCGCCAGGCTAAAGCGGCGCTTGGCGCGCGGCTGCTGATCCTGGGCCATCACTACCAGCGCGACGAGATCATCCGCTACGCCGATCTACGCGGCGACTCGTTCAAGCTCTCGGAGCAGGCGGCGGCCCGCACAGAGGCCGACTACATTGTCTTCTGCGGCGTTCACTTCATGGCCGAGAGCGCCGACATCCTGGCGCAGCCTCACCAGCAGGTGATCTTGCCGAACATGGCGGCTGGCTGCTCGATGGCCGACATGGCGCACGTGGACGATGTGCTGGATGCCTGGGACGCCCTCTCCGATCTCTACGGAGCGGCGGACGGCCCACGGCAGCCGATCGTCCCGATCACCTACATGAACTCGGCGGCGGCGCTCAAGTCGTTCTGCGGCGAGCATGGCGGCGGCGTCTGCACGTCATCCAACGCCGATCGCGTGCTGCGCTGGGCTTTTGAGCGCGGCGAGCGCGTGCTGTTCTTTCCCGATCAGCACCTGGGCCGCAATACCGGCTGGGCAATGGGCATTCCGCTCGAGCAGATGGTGGTGTGGGACCCGCGCAGGCCGCTTGGTGGCAACACGCCCGAACAGTTGCGGCAGGCTCGCATCGTCCTCTGGAAAGGTCACTGCTCGGTCCACAAGCGCTTCACCGTCGCGCAGATCGCGCAGGCCCGCCGCGACTACCCCGGCATCACGGTGATCGTCCACCCGGAGTGCGAGCTGCCCGTGGTGCAGGCCGCCGATCTGTACGGCTCGACCGAGCTGATTCTTGCCAGGATTGCGGCTGCCGCGCCCGGCACGCAGTGGGCGGTCGGCACCGAGATCAGCATGGTGCGACGGCTGCAACAGGAGCATCCCGACAAGCTGATCTTCTGCCTCGATCCGGTGGTCTGCCCGTGCTCGACGATGTACCGCATTCACCCGGCGTATCTGGCCTGGGTGCTCGACAACCTGCTGGAAGACCGTGTCGTCAATCGGATCGGCGTGGACGATACCACTAGGCGTTGGGCGCGTGTCGCGCTGGAGCGCATGCTGGCGCTGCGGTAA
- a CDS encoding NUDIX domain-containing protein: MSDQPSQLPAQSPPDLVDAEPWPTVGVSVVIFSLQPGAQQQELSVLLVRRKKPPYAGLWALPGGWVRTGEGLEEAARRHLHTKAGLTPTYLEQLYTFGRPDRDPREHRIAVAYYALVSSTAAQLPEAQTDREARWFPAEQVPRPLAFDHDAILSYALWRLRNKVSYAYVAYQLLPPTFTLADLRNAYEVILGHPLDPTNFRRKVEASGTIVSTGKRVEGGAHRPPQLYRCKLTPEQLFPGPPS; this comes from the coding sequence TGAGCGATCAGCCGAGCCAGCTTCCAGCACAGAGCCCGCCCGATCTCGTCGATGCCGAACCCTGGCCGACGGTCGGCGTGAGCGTGGTTATCTTCAGCCTCCAGCCAGGCGCGCAGCAGCAAGAGCTATCGGTGCTGCTCGTGCGGCGCAAAAAGCCGCCCTACGCGGGCCTGTGGGCGCTGCCCGGCGGCTGGGTGCGTACCGGGGAGGGCCTGGAAGAGGCCGCGCGGCGGCATCTGCACACCAAAGCGGGGCTGACGCCGACCTATCTTGAGCAGCTGTACACCTTTGGGCGGCCCGACCGCGACCCGCGCGAGCACCGCATTGCGGTGGCCTACTACGCGCTTGTGTCCAGCACGGCGGCGCAGTTGCCGGAGGCGCAGACCGATCGCGAGGCGCGCTGGTTTCCGGCTGAGCAGGTGCCCAGGCCGCTGGCCTTCGATCATGATGCGATCTTGAGCTATGCGCTATGGCGGCTGCGCAATAAAGTCAGCTATGCCTATGTCGCCTACCAGTTGTTGCCGCCGACGTTTACCCTGGCCGATCTGCGCAATGCGTACGAGGTCATCCTGGGCCATCCGCTCGACCCGACCAACTTTCGGCGCAAGGTCGAGGCCAGCGGCACGATCGTCTCGACCGGCAAGCGCGTCGAGGGCGGCGCGCACCGACCGCCGCAGCTTTACCGCTGTAAGCTGACGCCCGAACAGCTCTTTCCAGGCCCGCCGAGCTGA